The Myxococcota bacterium genome has a window encoding:
- a CDS encoding thioesterase family protein yields MPAPEFVFAPDGDGFVPTELARGPWYPNTQHGSPMLGLLARAVERVPAERESQITRLTVDLMRAAPLARVETRARVVRSGGSVDVLEAELCAGGEVFARASALRFRVATVRVPEELSPERPPALPATAMRFPWSDSRGDAENPLQRVLEMRPVPGFESPTAWLRLRVPLVAGEANSPLVRVAFVSDMTYSVPLMRMASRDMKGMAARPFVAINPDTTLNLHRPALGEWICLDARATYVDNGSGTAHARLLDERGPIGHSSQSLLVRGLEARPESWKKYGER; encoded by the coding sequence GTGCCGGCCCCCGAGTTCGTGTTCGCGCCCGACGGCGACGGCTTCGTGCCCACGGAGCTCGCGCGCGGGCCGTGGTATCCGAACACCCAGCACGGGAGCCCCATGTTGGGCCTTCTGGCGCGCGCCGTGGAGCGCGTGCCCGCGGAGCGCGAGTCACAGATCACCCGGCTCACCGTCGACCTGATGCGCGCGGCGCCGTTGGCGCGCGTGGAGACGCGGGCGCGGGTGGTGCGCAGCGGCGGGTCGGTCGACGTGCTCGAGGCGGAGCTGTGCGCGGGCGGCGAGGTGTTCGCGCGCGCCAGCGCCCTGCGTTTCCGCGTCGCGACCGTGCGGGTGCCCGAGGAGCTCTCGCCCGAGCGCCCGCCCGCCCTGCCCGCGACGGCCATGCGCTTCCCCTGGAGTGACTCGCGCGGCGACGCCGAGAACCCGCTGCAGCGCGTGCTCGAGATGCGGCCCGTGCCCGGCTTCGAGTCACCGACCGCCTGGCTGCGACTGCGCGTGCCGCTGGTCGCGGGCGAGGCCAACTCGCCGCTGGTGCGCGTGGCCTTCGTCTCCGACATGACCTACTCGGTGCCGCTCATGCGCATGGCGAGCCGCGACATGAAGGGGATGGCCGCCCGCCCGTTCGTGGCGATCAACCCCGATACTACGCTGAACCTGCACCGCCCCGCGCTGGGCGAGTGGATCTGCCTCGACGCGCGCGCGACCTACGTCGACAACGGCTCGGGCACCGCACACGCGCGGCTGCTCGACGAACGCGGCCCGATCGGCCACTCCTCGCAGTCACTCCTGGTGCGCGGCCTCGAGGCGCGGCCCGAGAGCTGGAAGAAGTACGGCGAGCGCTAG
- a CDS encoding dienelactone hydrolase family protein encodes MEIRTEQAQVKTPDGSLPVYLAEPTAPGRYPAVLVIQEIFGVNGHIADVTRRIAAEGYVALAPDLFYRDAKGVVIPYDQIPKAIEYAMRLKEEGLVADLRASLDFLAARPQVSGAKAGITGFCMGGRIAFLAACALPDRIAAAAPFYGGGTVQLLPRAESIRAPMQFFFGALDAHIPQNQVKAIDARLAELGKDYKIEVYPGADHGFFCNDRASYNEKAASDAWTTLKAFFAKHLGK; translated from the coding sequence ATGGAGATCCGAACCGAGCAGGCCCAGGTGAAGACGCCCGACGGCTCACTGCCCGTCTACCTCGCGGAGCCCACCGCGCCCGGCCGCTATCCCGCGGTGCTCGTGATCCAGGAGATCTTCGGCGTGAACGGCCACATCGCCGACGTCACGCGCCGCATTGCCGCCGAGGGCTACGTCGCGCTCGCGCCCGATCTCTTCTACCGCGACGCCAAGGGGGTCGTGATTCCCTACGACCAGATCCCCAAGGCGATCGAGTACGCCATGCGCCTGAAGGAAGAGGGGCTGGTCGCCGACCTGCGCGCGTCGCTCGACTTCCTGGCCGCGCGGCCCCAGGTGTCGGGTGCGAAGGCGGGAATCACCGGCTTCTGCATGGGCGGGCGCATCGCGTTCCTGGCCGCGTGCGCGCTGCCCGACCGGATCGCCGCCGCGGCGCCGTTCTACGGCGGCGGCACCGTGCAGCTCCTGCCCCGGGCCGAGTCGATCCGCGCGCCCATGCAGTTCTTCTTCGGCGCGCTCGACGCGCACATCCCGCAGAACCAGGTGAAGGCCATCGACGCGCGTCTTGCGGAGCTCGGGAAGGACTACAAGATCGAGGTGTATCCCGGCGCCGATCATGGCTTCTTCTGCAACGACCGCGCGAGCTACAACGAGAAGGCGGCGTCCGACGCCTGGACCACGCTGAAGGCGTTCTTCGCCAAGCACCTGGGTAAGTGA
- a CDS encoding carboxypeptidase-like regulatory domain-containing protein: MTRRALLAFVPALTGCLPLPIPHRVAVQPGLTGRIVDEHRVPISGADIELRAGDALYSAQSGQDGRFRIDPVVEWRYVVWLPLVPIDYFHGCSPAEVSVKRGDRIFCGIAPKICGVVPDESPAWAGEHLGELGDIPLCPAKES; encoded by the coding sequence GTGACCCGGCGGGCGCTGCTCGCGTTCGTTCCAGCACTGACCGGGTGCCTGCCGCTCCCGATCCCGCACCGCGTCGCGGTGCAGCCGGGGTTGACCGGGAGGATCGTCGACGAGCACCGGGTGCCGATCTCCGGAGCGGACATCGAGCTTCGGGCCGGGGACGCGCTCTACTCGGCACAGAGCGGCCAGGACGGACGCTTTCGCATCGACCCCGTGGTCGAGTGGCGCTACGTCGTGTGGCTCCCGCTCGTCCCGATAGACTATTTTCACGGGTGCAGCCCCGCGGAGGTGAGCGTGAAACGGGGCGACCGCATCTTCTGCGGGATCGCTCCGAAGATCTGTGGTGTCGTGCCGGATGAGTCTCCCGCATGGGCGGGGGAGCATCTCGGAGAGCTCGGAGACATTCCTCTCTGCCCTGCGAAGGAGTCCTGA
- a CDS encoding carotenoid oxygenase family protein, with the protein MSRPFPSDPYLEGNFAPLSFEADANDLVVYGEIPRCLEGTLYRNGANPQFAPRGRYHWFSGDGMIHGFFFENGRVSYKNRWVRTERWKAERAAGEALFGGITDPGNNDPRVEGISGNTANTNIVWHAGRLLALWEAGLPTELDPVTLETRGTWDFAGRLTRRNHPSGIMTAHPKFDPRTGEMLMFGYSPVEPYLVYNVVDSKGKLVKSVELDVPWPSMMHDFITTAEHVVFPVFPVVFDLAAMANGGNVMSWQPERGTMLGVMPRNGEAKDLRWFQTDPCYVFHPMNAHTEGSRVIAEVARFPVLPLFGVPDQGPANFARFTIDLARGQARTEPLDDLTMEFPRLDERYTGLPYAHGYSAGSTRAERDILGFDAILHYNVRTGSRSVHQLREGSYTGEPVFVPSRPNAPEGEGVLLAIVYREDTRSSDLLVLDAENVEKDPLATIQLPTRVPFGFHGNWRPAAE; encoded by the coding sequence ATGTCCCGTCCATTCCCGAGTGACCCGTATCTCGAGGGCAACTTCGCGCCGCTGTCCTTCGAGGCCGACGCGAACGATCTGGTGGTCTACGGCGAGATTCCTCGCTGTCTCGAAGGCACGCTGTACCGAAACGGCGCCAACCCGCAATTCGCGCCGCGCGGGCGCTACCACTGGTTCTCGGGCGACGGCATGATCCACGGCTTCTTCTTCGAGAACGGCCGGGTCTCGTACAAGAATCGCTGGGTGCGCACCGAGCGCTGGAAGGCGGAGCGCGCCGCGGGCGAGGCGCTGTTCGGCGGAATCACCGACCCGGGCAACAACGACCCGCGCGTCGAGGGCATCTCGGGCAACACCGCGAACACCAACATCGTGTGGCACGCCGGCCGGCTTCTGGCGCTGTGGGAGGCGGGCTTGCCGACCGAGCTCGACCCCGTGACGCTCGAGACGCGCGGCACCTGGGACTTCGCGGGACGGCTGACTCGCCGCAATCATCCCAGCGGCATCATGACCGCGCACCCGAAGTTCGACCCGCGCACGGGCGAGATGCTGATGTTCGGCTACAGCCCGGTCGAGCCGTATCTCGTCTACAACGTGGTCGACAGCAAAGGGAAGCTCGTGAAGAGCGTCGAGCTCGACGTGCCCTGGCCGAGCATGATGCACGACTTCATCACTACGGCCGAACACGTGGTCTTCCCGGTGTTTCCGGTCGTGTTCGACCTGGCGGCGATGGCCAACGGGGGCAACGTCATGTCGTGGCAGCCCGAGCGCGGGACGATGCTCGGAGTCATGCCGCGCAACGGCGAGGCCAAGGACCTGCGCTGGTTCCAGACCGACCCGTGCTACGTGTTCCATCCGATGAACGCGCACACGGAGGGCTCGCGCGTGATCGCCGAGGTCGCGCGCTTCCCGGTGCTGCCGCTGTTCGGCGTGCCGGACCAGGGGCCGGCGAACTTCGCGCGCTTCACGATCGACCTGGCGCGCGGCCAGGCGCGCACCGAGCCGCTCGACGACCTGACCATGGAGTTCCCGCGGCTCGACGAGCGCTACACGGGGCTGCCCTATGCACACGGCTACTCCGCGGGGTCGACGCGCGCGGAGCGCGACATTCTCGGCTTCGACGCGATCCTCCACTACAACGTGCGCACCGGCAGCCGCTCCGTGCACCAGCTGCGCGAGGGCAGCTACACCGGCGAGCCGGTGTTCGTGCCCTCGCGCCCGAATGCGCCCGAAGGCGAGGGCGTGCTGCTCGCGATCGTGTACCGCGAGGACACGCGCTCGAGCGACCTGCTCGTGCTCGACGCCGAGAACGTCGAGAAGGACCCGCTGGCCACGATCCAGCTGCCCACGCGCGTGCCGTTCGGCTTCCACGGCAACTGGCGACCCGCCGCCGAGTGA
- a CDS encoding class I SAM-dependent methyltransferase has protein sequence MTPADDEQILDALVDLNRSGRARPLAKFQSRAGAHQYLRVYRLFRRFVPPGARVLDWGAAGGHFSYFLARAGYRAAGYSFHPFDFGSWLDDPAYEFTAGSPAEPVKLPYADASFDAVASIGVLEHVRQTGGSESGSLREIQRVLRPGGVFVCVHFPNRTSWIEAAASLRRGKHHHPYRFDRADVLRLVREAGLELSHVERYGFLPRNTLHNLGESLATSRRFAHWYDATDAALGRVFGPLCQNWGFVARRAA, from the coding sequence GTGACTCCGGCCGACGACGAGCAGATCCTCGACGCCCTGGTCGACCTGAACCGCTCTGGCCGCGCGCGCCCGCTCGCGAAGTTCCAGAGCCGGGCGGGCGCGCACCAGTATCTGCGCGTGTATCGGTTGTTCCGGCGCTTCGTGCCGCCGGGCGCGCGCGTGCTCGACTGGGGCGCGGCGGGCGGTCACTTCTCGTACTTCCTGGCGCGCGCCGGCTACAGAGCCGCGGGCTACTCGTTCCACCCGTTCGATTTCGGGTCGTGGCTCGACGACCCCGCCTACGAGTTCACCGCCGGCAGCCCCGCCGAGCCGGTGAAGCTCCCCTACGCCGACGCCTCGTTCGACGCGGTGGCCTCGATCGGCGTGCTCGAGCACGTGCGCCAGACCGGCGGAAGTGAGTCGGGAAGCTTGCGGGAGATCCAGCGCGTGCTGCGCCCGGGCGGGGTGTTCGTGTGCGTGCACTTCCCGAACCGGACCAGCTGGATCGAAGCCGCGGCGTCCTTGCGCCGGGGCAAGCACCACCACCCCTACCGCTTCGACCGCGCCGACGTGCTGCGGCTGGTGCGCGAGGCGGGGCTCGAGCTCTCGCACGTGGAGCGCTACGGCTTCCTGCCGCGCAACACGCTGCACAACCTGGGCGAGTCACTGGCCACCTCGCGCCGCTTCGCCCACTGGTACGACGCGACCGACGCGGCGCTCGGCCGCGTGTTCGGGCCGCTGTGCCAGAACTGGGGCTTCGTCGCGCGCCGCGCCGCCTAG
- a CDS encoding ABC transporter substrate-binding protein codes for MGCLALALLCGCGAEPRRVVSLSPSTTRVAEALGLADRLESLDPNTPKAIERAFTSGANLAIAGPDFRDLGAAFAARGIQVRRFTPESTEDVLSAYTEIASVLGKPKAAAALIQRVNDEIASGRSAQPTRVALVVSRAPLSVVGGDAFLSKLLGWAGVENAFGDRKGVVVTLTPAALQAGNAARVIDVARPVLGDAWVDPVGTARALQNVVSAD; via the coding sequence GTGGGGTGCCTTGCGCTCGCGCTGCTGTGCGGCTGCGGGGCTGAGCCGCGGCGCGTGGTCTCGCTCTCGCCCTCCACCACGCGCGTGGCCGAGGCGCTGGGGCTGGCCGACCGGCTCGAGTCACTCGACCCCAACACGCCCAAGGCGATCGAGCGCGCCTTCACGAGCGGCGCGAACCTGGCGATCGCAGGCCCCGACTTCCGCGACCTGGGCGCCGCCTTCGCCGCGCGCGGCATCCAGGTGCGCCGCTTCACGCCCGAGAGCACCGAAGACGTGCTGTCGGCCTACACCGAGATCGCGAGCGTGCTAGGCAAGCCCAAGGCCGCCGCCGCGCTCATCCAGCGCGTGAACGACGAGATCGCGTCGGGCCGGAGCGCGCAGCCGACGCGCGTGGCCCTGGTGGTGTCGCGCGCGCCTCTGTCGGTCGTGGGCGGGGACGCGTTCCTGTCGAAGCTCCTGGGCTGGGCGGGCGTGGAGAACGCCTTCGGCGATCGGAAGGGCGTGGTCGTGACTCTGACCCCGGCAGCGCTCCAGGCCGGCAACGCCGCGCGAGTGATCGACGTGGCCCGGCCCGTGCTGGGCGACGCCTGGGTCGACCCGGTGGGCACGGCGCGCGCGCTGCAGAACGTGGTCAGCGCGGACTAG
- a CDS encoding acyltransferase family protein, with product MSGSSNAAAAGHSLGYRRDIDGLRAVAVLSVAFYHARLPGFGGGFVGVDVFFVISGYLITQILLAEIERGAFSVLAFYERRVRRIFPALFAVLLAVLAAGCVLLLPDDLVALAKSTLATVLFAANFHFLAEAGYFAAPSWSKPLLHTWSLAVEEQFYIVFPGLLLFARRRLGGRYIAATLITVLVSFAVCVVGTNNFRDADFFLAPTRAWELGLGSLLALGALAPLRARAAREALAAAGLLAIAYAVASYSDDTKFPGVSALAPCLGATAILWAGGAGESMVGRLLSTGPAVFVGLISYSLYLWHWPLLVYASYVPARALTPPEACVVLAVSVAVAAASWRFVERPFRGARSRIGRQSLFRGALGVSLATAAAALALAATHGLPGRVDETVRALVATKDERDGLLAWCNFHRSTHGPELWARELGDPAAPDASFVVWGDSHACMFAEAIDSLARKAGRRGHLAAGGGCPPFVLDRKVVRANTCATANDRVLEALRADPGLADVIMAGRWALYFEGRGFGQERVRAPLEMIGANATQDRAELLGGMLEHTAAFLAKSGHRVWVIGPVPEVGLEVPLVLARARMLGRSVDPAPALTEFEARQHEVLAILARLRESPGVHVVLPHERLCGERLCDVVRDGAALYWDDDHLSRAGVGLVEPLFEPIFAPRDGSPP from the coding sequence ATGTCGGGGAGCTCGAACGCGGCGGCCGCGGGCCACTCACTGGGCTACCGCCGCGACATCGACGGCCTGCGCGCGGTGGCGGTGCTCTCCGTCGCGTTCTACCACGCGCGGCTGCCCGGCTTCGGCGGCGGCTTCGTGGGCGTCGACGTGTTCTTCGTGATCTCGGGCTATCTGATCACGCAGATCCTTTTGGCCGAGATCGAGCGCGGCGCGTTCTCGGTGCTGGCGTTCTACGAGCGGCGCGTGCGGCGCATCTTCCCGGCGCTGTTCGCGGTGCTGCTCGCCGTGCTCGCGGCCGGCTGCGTGCTGCTCCTGCCCGACGACCTGGTGGCGTTGGCGAAGAGCACGCTCGCGACCGTGCTGTTCGCCGCGAACTTCCACTTCCTGGCCGAGGCGGGTTACTTCGCCGCGCCGTCGTGGTCCAAGCCGCTGCTCCACACCTGGTCACTCGCGGTCGAGGAGCAGTTCTACATCGTGTTTCCGGGGCTGCTCTTGTTCGCGCGCCGGCGGCTCGGTGGGCGCTACATCGCGGCCACGCTGATCACGGTGCTGGTCTCGTTCGCGGTGTGCGTGGTGGGCACGAACAACTTCCGCGACGCCGACTTCTTCCTGGCGCCCACGCGCGCCTGGGAGCTCGGGCTGGGCAGCCTGCTCGCGCTGGGCGCGCTCGCTCCGCTGCGCGCTCGGGCGGCGCGCGAGGCGCTGGCGGCCGCGGGACTCCTGGCGATCGCGTACGCGGTGGCGAGCTACAGCGACGACACGAAGTTCCCGGGAGTCAGTGCGCTGGCGCCGTGTCTGGGGGCGACGGCGATCCTGTGGGCGGGCGGCGCCGGCGAGAGCATGGTGGGGCGACTGCTCTCGACCGGGCCGGCGGTGTTCGTGGGGCTGATCTCGTACTCGCTGTATCTCTGGCACTGGCCGCTCCTGGTCTACGCCTCGTACGTGCCGGCGCGCGCGCTCACGCCGCCGGAGGCGTGCGTGGTGCTCGCCGTCTCGGTCGCGGTCGCCGCGGCCTCGTGGCGCTTCGTGGAGCGGCCGTTCCGCGGCGCGCGCAGCCGGATCGGGCGTCAGTCACTCTTCCGCGGCGCGCTCGGCGTGTCGCTGGCGACCGCCGCGGCCGCCCTCGCGCTCGCCGCGACTCACGGTCTGCCCGGGCGCGTGGACGAGACGGTGCGCGCGCTGGTCGCCACCAAGGACGAGCGCGACGGGCTGCTCGCGTGGTGCAACTTCCACCGCAGCACGCACGGCCCCGAGCTGTGGGCGCGCGAGCTCGGCGACCCGGCTGCGCCCGACGCCAGCTTCGTGGTCTGGGGCGACTCGCACGCCTGCATGTTCGCCGAGGCGATCGACTCACTCGCGCGCAAGGCCGGGCGCCGCGGTCACCTCGCCGCCGGCGGCGGCTGTCCGCCGTTCGTGCTGGACCGCAAGGTCGTGCGCGCCAACACCTGCGCCACGGCCAACGACCGCGTGCTCGAGGCGCTGCGCGCGGACCCGGGGCTCGCCGACGTGATCATGGCCGGGCGCTGGGCGCTGTACTTCGAGGGCCGCGGTTTCGGCCAGGAGCGCGTGCGCGCGCCGCTCGAGATGATCGGCGCGAACGCCACTCAGGACCGCGCCGAGCTCCTGGGAGGCATGCTCGAGCACACCGCGGCCTTTCTGGCCAAGAGCGGCCACCGCGTCTGGGTGATCGGGCCCGTGCCCGAGGTCGGGCTCGAGGTGCCGCTCGTGCTGGCGCGCGCGCGCATGCTGGGCCGGAGCGTGGACCCGGCGCCCGCGCTCACCGAGTTCGAAGCGCGCCAGCACGAGGTGCTGGCGATCCTGGCGCGGCTGCGCGAGTCACCCGGCGTACACGTCGTGCTGCCGCATGAGAGACTATGCGGCGAGCGGCTGTGCGACGTCGTGCGCGACGGCGCGGCGCTGTACTGGGACGACGACCACCTGTCGCGGGCGGGCGTGGGTCTCGTGGAGCCGCTCTTCGAGCCCATCTTCGCCCCGCGCGACGGGAGTCCGCCATGA
- a CDS encoding crotonase/enoyl-CoA hydratase family protein has product MIGKTLRTDLDDGVFAITLTRAAEYNTITPELRDELAAAIDAGDAAPEAHVILLRAEGPAFCAGYGLDWSTAAQASESDGEGRAPDRRSGQSDGKAPDRRSGQSDGKAPDRRRPRVWDSVADLRMMGRFVATYMKLWYAAKPTIAAVQGWCVGGGTDLVLCADLIVAGEGAKFGYPPSRVWGTPTTAMWVYRMGLERAKRYMLTGDEIPARKAAEIGLILEAVPDAELASHSLALARRMAQVPTTQLVMLKLLCNQTAENMGLASSRTLGTLFDGIARHTQEGLDFVTRAREVGFRQAVRDRDDPFGDYGSRKQEEKKT; this is encoded by the coding sequence ATGATCGGAAAGACACTGCGCACCGACCTCGACGACGGCGTCTTCGCCATCACGCTCACGCGCGCCGCCGAATACAACACCATCACGCCCGAGCTGCGCGACGAGCTGGCGGCGGCGATCGACGCGGGCGACGCCGCGCCCGAGGCGCACGTGATCCTGCTGCGTGCCGAAGGGCCGGCGTTCTGCGCCGGCTACGGCCTCGACTGGTCGACCGCGGCCCAGGCATCGGAGTCGGACGGAGAAGGAAGGGCGCCAGACCGGCGCTCCGGGCAGTCGGACGGAAAGGCGCCAGACCGGCGCTCCGGACAGTCGGACGGAAAGGCGCCAGACAGGCGCCGTCCACGTGTCTGGGATTCCGTGGCGGATCTGCGCATGATGGGCCGCTTCGTGGCGACTTACATGAAGCTCTGGTACGCCGCGAAACCCACGATCGCCGCCGTGCAGGGCTGGTGCGTGGGCGGCGGCACCGACCTGGTGTTGTGCGCGGACCTGATCGTGGCGGGCGAGGGCGCGAAGTTCGGCTATCCGCCCTCGCGTGTCTGGGGCACGCCCACGACCGCGATGTGGGTGTATCGCATGGGGCTCGAGCGCGCGAAGCGCTACATGCTGACCGGCGACGAGATCCCGGCGCGCAAGGCCGCGGAGATCGGTCTGATCCTCGAGGCCGTGCCCGACGCCGAGCTCGCGAGTCACTCTCTGGCGCTCGCCCGGCGCATGGCGCAGGTGCCGACCACGCAGCTGGTCATGCTGAAGCTCTTGTGCAACCAGACCGCCGAGAACATGGGCCTGGCGTCGAGCCGCACGCTGGGCACGCTGTTCGACGGCATCGCCCGGCACACCCAGGAGGGGCTCGACTTCGTGACTCGCGCGCGCGAGGTCGGCTTCCGCCAGGCCGTGCGCGACCGCGACGATCCGTTCGGCGACTACGGCTCGCGCAAGCAAGAGGAGAAGAAGACATGA
- a CDS encoding crotonase/enoyl-CoA hydratase family protein, whose protein sequence is MSTVVYETEGPTAIVSIDRPAVRNCVDGPTAAELAAAFRRFEADESLAVAILTGRGGFFCAGADLKGVSEGRGNAVRLDGDGPMGPSRMLLSKPVIAAVEGFAVAGGLELALWCDLRVAAEDAVFGVYCRRWGVPLIDGGTIRLTRLIGQSHALDLILTGRGVSGDEARAMGLANRVVPKGRALDEAKALARQLADFPQRCMRSDRMSAYRQWELPLDQALRLETELGVEVIRSGETLAGATRFAKGAGRHGSFEG, encoded by the coding sequence ATGAGCACCGTCGTCTACGAGACCGAAGGCCCGACCGCGATCGTGTCGATCGACCGGCCCGCCGTGCGCAACTGCGTCGACGGCCCCACCGCGGCGGAGCTGGCGGCCGCGTTCCGGCGCTTCGAGGCCGACGAGTCACTCGCCGTCGCGATCCTGACCGGACGCGGCGGCTTTTTCTGCGCCGGCGCGGACCTGAAGGGAGTCAGCGAGGGCCGCGGCAACGCCGTGCGGCTCGACGGCGACGGCCCGATGGGCCCCTCGCGCATGCTGCTCTCGAAGCCGGTGATCGCGGCCGTCGAGGGCTTCGCGGTCGCGGGCGGGCTCGAGCTCGCGCTGTGGTGCGACCTGCGCGTGGCGGCCGAGGACGCGGTGTTCGGCGTCTACTGCCGGCGCTGGGGCGTGCCGCTGATCGACGGCGGCACGATCCGACTCACCCGGCTGATCGGCCAGTCACACGCGCTCGACCTGATCCTGACCGGCCGCGGCGTCTCCGGCGACGAGGCGCGCGCGATGGGTCTCGCCAACCGCGTGGTGCCGAAAGGCCGCGCGCTCGACGAGGCCAAGGCGCTCGCGCGCCAGCTCGCAGACTTCCCACAGCGCTGCATGCGCAGCGACCGGATGTCGGCCTACCGCCAGTGGGAGCTGCCGCTCGACCAGGCGCTGCGGCTGGAGACCGAGCTCGGCGTCGAGGTGATCCGCTCCGGCGAGACGCTCGCGGGCGCCACCCGCTTCGCAAAGGGTGCGGGCAGGCACGGCTCGTTCGAAGGGTGA
- a CDS encoding LuxR C-terminal-related transcriptional regulator gives MLAPIPHDHLVLELYRLTQVVPPPEFCDGALCLMKAALPFDSALWASFAPTPAGPQGQWSHLHEIPAAMLEEYERVKQHDVVNQKLISGPGHTANVDLEQAASVAHPDIVAHARRWRMEHTLATALLEPALGLFSLLSLYRAHRSRPFSEAERQLKEVLMPHLVAAWHMNAIHFLAAPPGPGRSLPRARARIDRFGHIYNAEPGLAALLRREYQHWQGPSLPKALLTALAGSGEHNGEQLVTSLVRALEDGTFVVCVRPRARADGLSQRELEVARAFASGLSHKEIAESLGTSPATVRSQIRAAYEKLGISSKVELLRQVDELG, from the coding sequence ATGCTCGCGCCGATCCCCCACGACCATCTGGTGCTGGAGCTCTATCGACTGACCCAGGTCGTGCCGCCTCCGGAGTTCTGCGACGGCGCGCTCTGTCTCATGAAAGCCGCGTTGCCCTTCGACTCCGCGCTCTGGGCGAGCTTCGCCCCCACGCCCGCGGGGCCGCAAGGACAGTGGAGCCACTTGCACGAGATCCCCGCTGCGATGCTCGAGGAGTACGAGCGCGTGAAGCAGCACGACGTGGTGAACCAGAAGCTGATCTCGGGGCCGGGCCACACCGCGAACGTGGACCTCGAGCAGGCCGCGAGCGTGGCGCACCCCGACATCGTGGCGCACGCGCGCCGCTGGCGAATGGAGCACACGCTGGCCACGGCCCTGCTCGAGCCGGCCCTGGGCCTGTTCAGCCTCCTGTCACTCTACCGGGCGCATCGGAGCCGGCCCTTCAGCGAGGCCGAGCGCCAGCTGAAAGAGGTGCTCATGCCGCACCTGGTCGCCGCGTGGCACATGAACGCGATCCACTTTCTCGCAGCGCCTCCGGGGCCGGGCAGGTCACTGCCGCGCGCGAGGGCGCGCATCGATCGCTTCGGTCACATCTACAATGCCGAGCCCGGGCTGGCGGCGCTCTTGCGACGCGAGTACCAGCACTGGCAGGGCCCCTCGCTGCCGAAAGCCCTGCTGACTGCGCTGGCCGGCTCCGGCGAGCACAACGGCGAGCAGCTCGTGACCTCGCTCGTGCGCGCGCTGGAGGACGGCACTTTCGTGGTGTGCGTGCGGCCGCGGGCCCGGGCCGACGGCCTGTCGCAGCGCGAGCTCGAGGTCGCTCGCGCGTTCGCGTCGGGGCTGAGTCACAAGGAGATCGCCGAGTCCCTGGGCACCTCGCCGGCGACGGTTCGCAGTCAGATCCGCGCCGCCTACGAGAAGCTGGGCATCTCGAGCAAGGTCGAGCTGCTGCGCCAGGTCGACGAGCTCGGCTGA